A single region of the candidate division WOR-3 bacterium genome encodes:
- a CDS encoding C25 family cysteine peptidase: MRKEGLLLLFSILFAQEGARYLIITHDNFYNIVQDLAQWKNQKGMKCKVIRLSEIGSNPDSIRNFVIYAYNNYNPRPEYLLLVGAPSLLPSYYNSTLRIYTDNYYANVSGDYRAELCYGRLPAKTASQCSVMVKKILFYEKIPTLADSFWLVKGVGIVNEDGSSDDTIYWNNVRFACQLMGSAGFVQVDTFSRLRGDSAGDVINAVNQGRGIVLYRGNATNNWYTPFNVNVQLTNNVNMLPIIASITCQTLTLSPNESMVGEAWLKVGSASGGLKGAVAFFGNTHSGTNLAPIRGVCTRGFFRTFFSENYQLGKAVLAAKESIYARFFNQAEYEGFNLLGDPELNVLTGIPKPLIVEYPQSIRIGGQNITIRVRRENLPLANALICLVKSSEVYAYGYTNSSGEITLNISPQTPGEMTLTCTGRNSLPFLGTIWVLPPSGSPYPVYYDLRLYDFPPNGNNNGKPNPGEEISLKILLKNIGDVPAYYLRGTLRTNDPNCQIFDSSATYGIIPPDSIRENEGYYRFRLSPDLPDGYTLPFSLFLTDTLGNNWQTNFSIFIQRGILTFTNYSVRDSAPGGNGNGLFEPGESGKLLFGLRNTGSDVISGAFGLLRSKTPKVRVIDSLAFFGNLLPGEEKFNNLTPFSLTFSPSLFGGQNIYLDFIYFGDGFSPYRDSVGILLVLGGSSPSQPIGPDPYGYYSYDNTDLSSGRAPNYNWVDIRSSGQLVPGATEANDTIVSLRLPFTFKYYGREYDTVSISSNGFFVMGRSTYYSGNNRSIPSPSAPVRGVFPFWDDLDTRRQQQMVNGEVYHYYDQANNRYIIMFWDCPHYQRRDVRETFEAILFDPRYYQTPTGDGEIIFQYAVVSDALSCTVGCQDHTETRGICYLYNNTYHPNAASLVSGRAIRLTTLPPVEQNTPWLTLERVIFDDTQGGNGNGILEPGESVLLTIFLRNRGQASVNNLIGKLRRQEEDFIVLDSTCNFGTVGPNQEVNNSSSPYRFRISSFPSDTVLSFLLHLTGTNYQNSLSFTLGMGSFTGISRDKVLKASRKLKTFWREISEIKNGLRREKLAIYNFSGQKVEKIERAGIYFLKIGGKTEKIIFLPPGR, encoded by the coding sequence ATGAGAAAGGAAGGGCTTCTTCTCCTCTTCTCAATTCTCTTCGCCCAGGAAGGAGCCAGGTATTTAATCATTACCCATGACAACTTCTATAATATTGTGCAAGATCTTGCCCAATGGAAAAACCAGAAAGGGATGAAGTGTAAAGTTATTAGACTATCCGAGATTGGTTCTAATCCGGATTCAATCAGAAATTTTGTCATCTATGCCTATAATAACTATAATCCCAGACCGGAATATCTACTTTTAGTTGGCGCACCAAGTCTCTTACCCAGTTATTACAATTCTACTTTAAGAATCTATACCGATAACTACTATGCCAATGTCTCAGGAGACTACCGGGCGGAACTTTGTTATGGTCGCTTACCGGCGAAGACCGCTTCCCAGTGTAGCGTAATGGTGAAGAAGATTTTATTCTATGAGAAGATACCGACATTGGCTGATTCTTTTTGGCTAGTGAAAGGGGTTGGGATTGTTAATGAAGATGGCTCTTCTGATGATACAATCTATTGGAATAATGTCCGGTTTGCCTGTCAATTGATGGGCAGCGCGGGATTTGTTCAGGTTGATACCTTCTCCCGATTAAGGGGAGATTCAGCCGGTGATGTTATCAATGCCGTAAATCAAGGTCGGGGAATTGTCTTATACCGGGGAAATGCCACCAATAACTGGTATACGCCATTTAATGTTAATGTCCAATTGACTAATAATGTTAATATGTTACCAATCATCGCCTCTATCACCTGCCAGACTTTAACCTTATCACCAAATGAGTCAATGGTTGGTGAAGCCTGGTTAAAGGTCGGGTCCGCCTCAGGCGGATTGAAAGGGGCGGTCGCCTTTTTCGGCAATACCCATTCCGGAACCAATCTGGCACCAATTAGGGGTGTTTGCACAAGGGGATTTTTTAGAACTTTCTTCTCCGAAAATTACCAATTGGGTAAGGCGGTCTTAGCGGCAAAAGAGAGTATCTATGCCCGATTTTTTAATCAGGCAGAATACGAAGGATTTAATCTTCTTGGTGACCCGGAATTAAATGTCTTAACTGGTATCCCAAAACCTTTAATTGTTGAATATCCCCAATCAATTCGGATTGGTGGTCAAAATATCACAATCCGGGTGAGAAGGGAAAATTTACCTTTGGCTAATGCCCTAATCTGTTTAGTTAAATCTTCAGAAGTTTATGCCTATGGTTATACCAATTCCTCCGGCGAGATTACCCTTAACATCTCTCCCCAGACCCCAGGGGAGATGACCTTAACTTGTACGGGACGCAACTCCTTACCCTTTTTGGGCACAATCTGGGTCTTACCCCCTTCTGGTTCTCCTTATCCGGTCTATTATGATTTAAGACTTTATGACTTTCCACCAAACGGTAATAATAACGGCAAACCGAATCCCGGAGAAGAGATTTCCTTAAAAATCTTATTAAAAAATATCGGCGATGTACCAGCATATTATCTCCGGGGAACTTTAAGGACCAATGACCCAAACTGCCAAATTTTTGATTCAAGCGCGACCTATGGCATAATCCCACCGGACTCAATAAGGGAAAATGAAGGTTATTATCGCTTCCGACTTTCTCCGGATTTGCCTGATGGTTATACTCTACCATTTTCCCTTTTCCTTACCGATACCTTAGGGAATAACTGGCAAACTAATTTCTCCATTTTCATCCAAAGGGGTATCCTCACTTTTACCAACTATTCAGTTCGGGACAGTGCACCGGGTGGTAATGGCAATGGCTTATTTGAACCGGGAGAATCCGGAAAACTTCTCTTCGGTTTAAGAAATACTGGCTCGGATGTTATCTCGGGTGCTTTTGGTCTCTTACGCTCTAAAACTCCGAAGGTGCGGGTGATTGATTCCTTAGCCTTCTTCGGTAACCTTTTGCCCGGAGAAGAGAAGTTTAATAACCTTACCCCATTCTCTCTAACCTTTTCGCCGAGCCTTTTTGGAGGGCAAAATATCTATTTAGATTTTATCTACTTCGGCGATGGTTTTTCTCCCTATCGGGACTCGGTTGGGATTCTTTTAGTCTTAGGAGGGAGTTCTCCTTCCCAACCGATTGGACCTGACCCTTATGGCTATTACTCTTATGACAATACCGACCTCTCTTCGGGCCGGGCACCAAATTATAATTGGGTTGACATCCGTTCTTCTGGTCAACTTGTCCCCGGGGCAACCGAAGCGAATGATACCATCGTCTCTTTAAGACTACCCTTCACCTTCAAATACTACGGTCGGGAATATGATACCGTCTCAATTTCTTCCAATGGCTTTTTTGTTATGGGCCGTTCCACCTATTATTCCGGAAACAATCGCTCTATCCCCTCTCCTTCGGCGCCGGTGCGGGGGGTATTTCCCTTTTGGGATGACTTGGATACGAGGAGGCAGCAACAGATGGTGAACGGCGAAGTCTACCATTATTACGACCAGGCAAATAATAGATACATCATTATGTTCTGGGATTGCCCCCATTACCAGCGAAGGGATGTCCGGGAGACATTTGAGGCAATTTTATTTGACCCCCGGTATTATCAAACCCCAACCGGGGATGGTGAGATAATCTTCCAATATGCCGTAGTCTCCGATGCCCTCTCCTGCACGGTTGGTTGTCAAGACCACACAGAAACCCGAGGGATCTGCTATCTCTATAATAATACCTACCACCCGAATGCTGCTTCTTTGGTCTCTGGTCGGGCAATTAGATTAACCACCCTCCCACCGGTTGAGCAGAATACCCCTTGGCTCACCTTAGAGAGGGTTATCTTTGATGATACCCAAGGGGGCAATGGCAACGGGATATTAGAACCAGGGGAGAGTGTTCTTCTCACTATCTTTTTAAGAAATCGGGGGCAGGCAAGTGTCAATAACCTGATTGGTAAGTTACGCCGGCAAGAAGAAGACTTTATAGTTCTTGACTCAACCTGCAATTTTGGCACCGTAGGACCAAACCAGGAAGTGAATAACTCATCTTCTCCTTATCGCTTCCGTATTAGTTCTTTCCCTTCCGATACCGTACTCTCCTTCTTACTTCATCTTACCGGGACAAACTATCAAAACTCCCTCTCCTTCACCTTAGGGATGGGAAGTTTTACAGGAATTTCCCGGGATAAGGTCTTGAAGGCCTCAAGAAAGTTGAAGACCTTCTGGCGGGAGATCTCAGAAATTAAGAATGGGCTCCGCCGAGAGAAGTTGGCAATCTATAACTTCTCTGGTCAGAAGGTAGAAAAGATAGAAAGGGCGGGAATTTACTTCCTAAAAATTGGTGGCAAAACCGAAAAGATAATCTTCCTTCCTCCAGGGAGATGA
- a CDS encoding macro domain-containing protein, with translation MKFLFANLEIECQEGDITKQPDMTAIVNAANAWLRSGGGVAGAIHRVAGPELAEECRKFAPLKTGEAVLTKGYKLPNRYVIHCLGPVYGRDKPEDKLLAACYENALRLAEEYKIDSLAFPAIATGYFGYPIEEAAEVAIKTILKMAPQLKSVKKIRFVLFTKKDLEVYQKVLNNLLNPKRY, from the coding sequence ATGAAATTCCTCTTTGCCAATTTAGAAATTGAATGCCAAGAGGGGGATATTACTAAGCAGCCGGATATGACGGCGATTGTCAACGCCGCCAATGCCTGGCTCCGGTCGGGCGGCGGCGTAGCCGGAGCGATCCATCGGGTAGCAGGACCAGAATTGGCAGAAGAGTGTAGAAAATTTGCTCCGCTAAAGACCGGAGAGGCGGTCCTCACCAAGGGTTATAAACTACCGAATCGTTATGTGATTCATTGCCTTGGTCCGGTCTACGGCCGGGATAAGCCGGAGGATAAACTTCTGGCCGCTTGTTACGAAAACGCCCTGAGATTAGCGGAAGAATATAAAATTGACTCTCTTGCCTTTCCTGCTATCGCCACAGGTTATTTTGGCTATCCGATAGAAGAGGCAGCAGAGGTGGCGATTAAGACCATCTTAAAAATGGCACCCCAATTAAAATCCGTTAAGAAAATCCGTTTCGTCCTCTTCACCAAAAAAGACTTAGAAGTTTACCAAAAGGTCTTAAATAATTTACTTAATCCAAAACGATATTGA
- the leuS gene encoding leucine--tRNA ligase: MKLEYNFPEIEKKWQKRWEEAGIFRTPTHPKNKYYCLVMYAYPSGDLHMGHIKNYVIGDVVARTKRQEGKDVLHPFGWDAFGLPAENAAIIHKVHPEVWTKENIRISKEHLIRLGISYDWEREIWSFDPNYYKWNQYFFLKFYERGLAYRKGGWVNWCPGCQTVLANEQVVEGRCYRGTCNAIVEKRKLEQWFFKITAYAERLWEGIDQLEGWPENVKIMQRNWIGRSEGVEVSFPVLGTNYSLNIFTTRPDTLYGVTFMAIAPDAEITEELIRGTEEEEKIRKFIERILKKSEIERQAIGREKEGIFIGRYCENPLSKEKIPIFIADYVLASYGTGCIMAVPAHDQRDFEFAKKYNLPIRVVIKPFGCDLKEGEMGEAYTGEGIMVNSGPFSGKSSPEGIKLITDYLVERGIGKRKVNYRLRDWLISRQRYWGTPIPMIHCERCGIVPVPEEDLPVLLPEKVEDYLPKGKSVLAGVADFINTTCPKCRGKAKRDPDTMDTFVDSSWYFLRYLDPRNEKLPFTYEATKEWLPIDKYIGGIEHACGHLIFFRFFTKVLYDMGLCAYDEPCLSLFTQGMVLLDGKVMSSSRKHGVWVGPFLEEHGADVARLGILFAAPPEKDLDWKDELITGAKRFLNRIYRLFAENNYQIRLEMKREPLSPSEKKLYIRLNQTIKKVKEDNEKFQFNTAIAALMEFLNDLTSFPDKESEVFRFSLYNFLILLSPFAPHLAEELWERAKGKGFISSLPFPNYDSSAIKFPEVEIPIQINGKLRSKIVVPLGSEEAEVKRLALEESKIKNYIAGKEIKKIIYIKDKLLNIVLD, encoded by the coding sequence AGGATGTCCTCCATCCCTTCGGCTGGGATGCCTTTGGTTTACCCGCCGAAAACGCCGCCATTATCCATAAGGTCCACCCCGAAGTTTGGACAAAGGAGAATATAAGGATTTCTAAGGAACACTTAATCCGCTTGGGAATAAGTTACGATTGGGAGAGAGAAATCTGGTCTTTTGATCCAAACTATTATAAATGGAATCAATACTTCTTTTTAAAATTTTACGAACGCGGTTTAGCCTACCGGAAAGGGGGATGGGTGAACTGGTGTCCGGGCTGTCAAACGGTCTTAGCCAACGAACAGGTAGTTGAAGGCAGGTGTTATCGGGGAACTTGTAACGCAATTGTGGAGAAGAGGAAGTTGGAACAATGGTTTTTTAAGATTACCGCCTATGCGGAGAGGCTCTGGGAAGGGATTGACCAATTAGAAGGTTGGCCGGAAAATGTGAAGATAATGCAAAGGAATTGGATTGGCCGCAGTGAAGGGGTTGAGGTATCTTTTCCGGTCTTGGGGACTAATTATTCCTTAAATATCTTCACCACCCGACCCGATACCCTTTACGGTGTGACCTTTATGGCAATCGCCCCCGATGCGGAGATTACCGAAGAACTGATAAGGGGAACAGAGGAAGAAGAAAAAATCAGGAAGTTTATAGAAAGAATCTTGAAGAAGTCAGAGATTGAAAGGCAGGCAATCGGTCGGGAGAAGGAAGGTATTTTCATTGGCCGGTATTGCGAAAACCCATTAAGTAAAGAGAAAATTCCAATCTTTATCGCCGATTACGTTTTAGCCTCCTATGGGACTGGTTGCATAATGGCGGTTCCCGCCCACGACCAGAGGGATTTTGAATTCGCTAAGAAATATAACTTACCAATAAGGGTGGTAATTAAACCATTCGGTTGTGATTTGAAAGAAGGGGAGATGGGTGAGGCATATACTGGTGAGGGGATAATGGTAAATTCCGGTCCTTTCTCCGGAAAGTCTTCCCCAGAAGGGATTAAGTTGATAACCGACTATCTGGTAGAGAGGGGTATCGGAAAGAGAAAGGTCAATTATCGTTTGAGGGATTGGTTAATCTCTCGGCAGAGGTACTGGGGGACACCAATCCCGATGATTCATTGTGAAAGGTGTGGTATTGTGCCAGTTCCCGAAGAGGATCTACCGGTCCTTCTTCCGGAAAAGGTTGAAGACTATCTCCCAAAGGGGAAGTCGGTTTTAGCCGGAGTGGCAGACTTTATTAACACGACCTGTCCGAAGTGTCGGGGTAAGGCAAAACGGGATCCGGATACGATGGATACCTTTGTTGATTCCTCTTGGTATTTTTTAAGGTATTTAGACCCCAGAAATGAGAAACTCCCCTTCACCTATGAGGCGACAAAGGAATGGTTGCCAATTGATAAGTATATTGGAGGGATTGAGCATGCCTGTGGGCATTTAATCTTCTTCCGCTTTTTCACTAAGGTTTTATACGATATGGGCCTCTGCGCCTATGACGAACCCTGCCTTTCCCTTTTTACCCAAGGGATGGTCCTTTTAGACGGCAAGGTGATGTCTTCTTCCCGGAAGCATGGGGTTTGGGTTGGTCCTTTCTTAGAAGAACACGGCGCGGATGTCGCCCGTTTAGGTATCCTCTTTGCTGCGCCTCCGGAAAAGGATCTGGATTGGAAGGATGAGTTAATCACCGGGGCGAAACGTTTCTTAAACCGGATCTATCGCCTCTTTGCAGAGAATAATTACCAGATAAGATTGGAGATGAAAAGAGAACCCCTCTCCCCTTCTGAGAAGAAACTTTATATCCGTTTGAATCAAACTATTAAGAAGGTTAAGGAGGATAACGAAAAGTTTCAGTTCAATACCGCGATCGCCGCCTTAATGGAATTCCTAAATGACTTAACCTCCTTCCCCGATAAAGAGAGCGAAGTCTTTCGCTTTTCCCTTTATAATTTCCTCATCCTCCTCTCCCCTTTCGCTCCCCACCTCGCCGAAGAGCTCTGGGAGAGGGCAAAAGGAAAGGGATTTATCTCCTCCTTACCTTTCCCGAATTATGACTCTTCCGCTATAAAATTTCCGGAGGTGGAGATTCCAATTCAAATTAACGGCAAACTCCGTTCCAAAATTGTTGTCCCCTTAGGAAGTGAAGAAGCGGAGGTTAAGCGATTGGCATTGGAAGAGAGCAAGATTAAAAATTATATTGCGGGAAAGGAGATAAAGAAGATTATCTATATTAAAGATAAGTTGCTCAATATCGTTTTGGATTAA